In one window of Armatimonadota bacterium DNA:
- a CDS encoding energy-coupling factor transporter transmembrane protein EcfT has protein sequence MQATVYLDRGTFFHRLDPRGKMVALAAFFVIALAFNHPAYAAGTWVAIVAVAAAARSLGNLWRIRALLIMLFVFATVLWPFFVTGPTPLLRFGPVTASRESLLYGLAVGLRLSAMVAGGMVFMSATMVEELAHGLRRFGVPFAVSFALAAAVRLVPTFLGSSSAVVEAQKSRGLDLESGNIFARLRKHVPVLVPVFVTAIRSTDLTAMALESKGFGAHKRRTYYLELRMRAADWVCLALALAAAAGAVYARLQGYGEVLPRL, from the coding sequence ATGCAGGCCACGGTCTATCTGGATAGAGGCACTTTCTTCCACCGTCTCGATCCGCGCGGAAAGATGGTGGCCTTGGCGGCGTTCTTCGTCATCGCGCTCGCCTTCAACCACCCGGCATACGCGGCTGGGACCTGGGTCGCGATTGTCGCAGTCGCGGCCGCGGCGCGGTCGCTCGGCAACCTCTGGCGCATCCGCGCGCTGCTCATCATGTTGTTCGTGTTCGCGACGGTGCTGTGGCCGTTCTTCGTGACGGGCCCGACGCCGCTGCTGCGCTTCGGCCCTGTGACCGCGAGTCGCGAGTCACTGCTGTACGGTTTGGCGGTCGGCCTGCGGCTCTCCGCGATGGTGGCGGGGGGAATGGTGTTCATGTCCGCGACCATGGTGGAGGAGCTGGCGCACGGCCTGCGCCGATTTGGCGTGCCGTTCGCGGTGAGCTTCGCGCTGGCGGCGGCGGTGCGGCTGGTGCCCACCTTTCTGGGCAGTTCGAGCGCGGTGGTGGAGGCCCAGAAATCGCGCGGGCTCGACCTCGAATCGGGCAACATCTTCGCGCGACTGCGCAAGCACGTGCCGGTGCTGGTGCCGGTATTCGTGACCGCGATACGGAGCACGGATCTGACCGCAATGGCGCTGGAGTCCAAAGGCTTTGGCGCGCACAAACGGCGCACGTACTATCTGGAGTTGCGCATGCGCGCGGCCGATTGGGTGTGCCTGGCGCTTGCGCTTGCCGCTGCAGCCGGGGCCGTGTACGCGCGACTCCAGGGGTACGGTGAAGTGCTGCCTCGGTTGTGA
- a CDS encoding Mut7-C RNAse domain-containing protein yields MRFIADSMLGTLAKALRLLGFDVAYDPFIEDRALIEQARAEGRVILTRDTGITRRTNLPTCVFVESDHVGEQLAQVARETGVGLRSGTVLSRCIVCNGALEEVVKQTVREQVAPYVYATQERFARCPGCGRIYWRGTHVEGMERKLKEWGLK; encoded by the coding sequence GTGCGTTTCATCGCCGACAGCATGCTCGGCACCCTCGCGAAGGCCTTGCGTCTGCTCGGCTTCGATGTCGCATACGATCCGTTCATCGAGGACCGTGCACTGATCGAGCAGGCGCGCGCCGAGGGGCGCGTGATCCTCACCCGAGATACCGGGATTACGCGCCGCACCAACCTGCCGACGTGCGTCTTTGTGGAAAGCGATCACGTGGGCGAGCAACTCGCACAGGTCGCGCGCGAGACGGGGGTGGGGCTGCGGAGCGGTACGGTGCTTAGCCGATGTATCGTCTGCAACGGGGCGCTCGAGGAAGTCGTGAAGCAGACGGTTCGCGAGCAGGTGGCACCGTACGTCTACGCAACACAGGAGAGGTTCGCGCGATGCCCGGGCTGCGGGCGCATCTATTGGCGCGGCACGCACGTCGAGGGCATGGAGCGCAAGCTGAAGGAATGGGGGCTGAAGTGA
- the amrB gene encoding AmmeMemoRadiSam system protein B — protein sequence MSVFRPKLRPVEAVPARHGGRDVIVLRDASGMSDRTAVVAPDMFFLLTLLDGTRTLRDIQVEYAQRSGQLLLSEHLERIVHELDANLLLEGETFERFAVEQREEFARLTVRPASHAGKAYPADPGVLRDQLRGYFAVAALKNPLSDEERANRPTALIAPHIDFSRGGPCYAHAYRQLGESTASPPGLLVILGTAHGAPQSPYVLTRKDFATPFGRAETAGHLLDALEKQWPGTRELYRDELSHRGEHSIEFQVLFAQHALGDERMPPILPVLCSLRPTEAPSENEEVVRFLDVLRAVIAEHAPDACVIAGADLSHIGQRFGDPGPLASNVLRAAEEGDRRLLSYAEKLDAEGLWQAAQTETGARNVCGVPPIYTMLRLISSCEGRLLKYEQAVERQTQSMVSFAAMVFRGARRLRPLIRRGVPPVSRG from the coding sequence ATGTCTGTCTTCCGCCCTAAGCTGAGGCCCGTTGAGGCCGTGCCCGCCCGCCACGGCGGTCGAGACGTCATTGTCCTGCGCGATGCGAGCGGCATGTCGGATCGCACCGCCGTCGTCGCGCCGGATATGTTCTTTCTCCTCACCCTCCTTGACGGCACACGCACGCTGCGCGACATTCAGGTGGAATATGCACAGCGCTCCGGTCAACTGCTTCTCTCCGAGCATCTGGAACGCATCGTGCACGAACTCGACGCGAATCTGCTGCTTGAAGGCGAGACGTTCGAACGCTTCGCCGTAGAGCAGCGCGAGGAGTTCGCGCGGCTGACGGTCCGGCCAGCGTCCCATGCAGGCAAGGCGTATCCAGCCGACCCCGGGGTGCTGCGCGATCAACTTCGCGGCTACTTCGCCGTTGCGGCGCTGAAGAATCCGTTGAGCGACGAGGAACGCGCCAACAGGCCGACGGCACTCATCGCCCCTCACATTGACTTCTCGCGCGGCGGGCCGTGCTACGCACATGCCTACCGCCAGCTCGGCGAGTCAACCGCATCCCCGCCAGGTCTTCTCGTCATCCTCGGCACCGCGCACGGCGCGCCGCAGTCACCGTATGTGCTGACCCGCAAGGATTTCGCGACGCCGTTCGGCCGCGCCGAGACGGCTGGTCATCTTCTCGATGCTCTCGAGAAGCAGTGGCCCGGCACAAGGGAACTCTACCGGGACGAGTTGAGTCACCGCGGCGAGCACTCCATCGAGTTCCAAGTGCTCTTCGCCCAGCACGCTCTCGGCGACGAGCGGATGCCGCCCATCCTGCCGGTCCTCTGCTCCTTGCGTCCGACGGAGGCCCCGTCCGAGAACGAAGAGGTCGTGCGGTTCCTCGATGTGCTGCGGGCGGTGATTGCCGAGCATGCGCCCGACGCCTGCGTCATCGCCGGCGCCGATCTCAGCCACATCGGGCAGAGGTTCGGGGACCCAGGGCCACTTGCGTCGAACGTCCTGCGAGCGGCCGAAGAGGGAGATCGTCGACTCCTGTCATACGCTGAGAAGCTGGATGCAGAGGGGTTGTGGCAAGCGGCGCAAACAGAAACCGGCGCGCGCAACGTGTGTGGAGTGCCGCCGATCTACACCATGCTGCGACTCATCAGCTCCTGTGAGGGGCGATTACTGAAGTACGAGCAGGCGGTAGAGCGGCAGACGCAGTCCATGGTGTCATTCGCCGCGATGGTGTTTCGCGGAGCCCGACGGCTTCGACCGCTGATCCGTCGAGGTGTGCCCCCCGTGAGCCGCGGCTGA
- a CDS encoding penicillin acylase family protein yields MSPMARRLFVLGVMTCLLCALSGAWAYDKEVVTVGGEQVTIVRDDYGVPHVFADTEKALFYGNGYAVAQDRLMQLEKYRRAAVGTLAEAMGKSFVDHDKDVRLHGYTELELELQFRNLAPRFQVALEAYADGVNAWAQKAKAEGKMPGMMTALGLDFAPWRPSDTVAISAMMARRFGGGGGHQLMVLRMYKELQAAHGDAADGLFDDITWMNDPDAATTIPPGEGKVGQLLTPQPLPQVKRLAARLSEEHLDRAIEMADWARAHEDFMREAGIAAKWGSYAVLIGPQRSAGGNAILLGGPQMGFETPQIAHEIHLCGAGLNVMGMGFAGVPAVLIGRNEHVAWSTTTAVGPVEDIFVETLDPGNKYRYLHNGEYKDMEKRIEVIGVRGEQPVELEVYRTVHGPVIEWDEKAGIAYSHAMNYWMREMGVMDSVFGYNQAENIADFARAAAFGTTAHNWFCATQDGDIGFWHCGKVPRRSSAIDLRLPIPGTGEYDWQGDVPFSEMPQIINPRQGYLCNWNNKPAVWWAPGEASPWGAVFRLRSIKQAIAKQDLHTLASVRDLQKDYGLNYYYADYFKQYLLDAAARKRAWTDPRMREALRHLKAWDNHAVNRSVASSIFSAWHKAILAAVFADEFTGTELFGKDVGEMLRSGDIEALDRFSCLLYRSLRGAKAALPVQRDYWNGVDRDQMMVDALGAGLNELEKRFGTPQMSKWMHEQGKIKFDPLPWIPMYSRGTYIQVVECAQPDLVGINILPPGQNEDPKSSHFGDQRELAGYWMFKDMVFDREKLLQ; encoded by the coding sequence ATGTCACCTATGGCGAGGAGGCTGTTTGTGTTGGGGGTGATGACGTGCTTGTTGTGCGCGTTGAGCGGCGCGTGGGCGTACGACAAGGAAGTCGTGACGGTCGGCGGCGAGCAGGTCACCATCGTCCGCGATGACTACGGCGTGCCGCATGTATTTGCCGACACGGAAAAAGCGTTGTTCTACGGGAACGGCTACGCGGTCGCCCAAGATCGGCTGATGCAATTGGAGAAGTACCGGCGGGCTGCGGTGGGGACGCTCGCAGAGGCGATGGGCAAGAGCTTCGTTGACCACGACAAGGACGTGCGGCTGCACGGGTACACGGAACTCGAGCTGGAGCTTCAGTTCCGGAACCTTGCGCCGCGCTTTCAGGTCGCGCTTGAGGCCTACGCCGACGGCGTCAACGCCTGGGCGCAGAAGGCGAAGGCCGAGGGTAAGATGCCGGGCATGATGACGGCGCTCGGGCTCGATTTCGCACCGTGGCGACCGAGTGACACCGTAGCCATCAGCGCGATGATGGCGCGTCGCTTTGGGGGCGGCGGGGGCCATCAGCTGATGGTTCTGCGCATGTACAAGGAGCTTCAAGCGGCCCACGGGGATGCTGCGGACGGACTGTTCGATGACATCACATGGATGAACGACCCGGACGCCGCGACCACCATACCTCCGGGGGAGGGGAAGGTTGGCCAGCTGCTGACGCCGCAGCCGCTGCCGCAGGTGAAGCGGCTGGCCGCCAGGTTGAGCGAAGAGCATCTCGATCGCGCGATCGAAATGGCCGACTGGGCGCGCGCTCACGAAGACTTCATGCGCGAGGCGGGGATCGCCGCGAAATGGGGCAGCTACGCGGTTCTCATCGGCCCGCAGCGGAGCGCGGGCGGCAACGCGATCTTGCTCGGCGGCCCGCAGATGGGCTTCGAGACCCCACAGATCGCGCATGAGATTCATCTCTGCGGGGCGGGTCTTAACGTCATGGGGATGGGCTTCGCGGGCGTGCCGGCGGTGCTGATCGGGCGTAACGAGCATGTTGCGTGGTCGACGACGACGGCCGTCGGCCCAGTTGAGGATATCTTCGTGGAGACCTTGGACCCCGGGAACAAGTATCGCTACCTGCACAACGGCGAGTACAAGGACATGGAGAAGCGCATCGAGGTCATCGGGGTGCGCGGGGAGCAGCCCGTCGAGCTGGAGGTCTATCGCACGGTGCATGGGCCGGTTATCGAGTGGGACGAGAAAGCCGGCATCGCGTACAGCCACGCGATGAACTACTGGATGCGCGAGATGGGGGTGATGGACTCGGTGTTCGGATACAATCAGGCCGAGAACATTGCGGACTTTGCGCGCGCGGCGGCCTTTGGCACGACCGCGCACAACTGGTTCTGCGCGACGCAGGACGGCGATATCGGCTTTTGGCACTGCGGCAAGGTGCCGCGCCGGTCGAGCGCGATAGATCTGCGGCTGCCCATCCCCGGTACCGGGGAATACGACTGGCAGGGAGACGTGCCGTTCAGCGAGATGCCGCAGATCATCAACCCCAGGCAGGGGTACTTATGCAACTGGAACAACAAGCCGGCGGTGTGGTGGGCGCCGGGGGAAGCGTCGCCGTGGGGAGCGGTGTTCCGCCTGCGATCCATCAAGCAGGCGATCGCCAAGCAGGATCTGCACACTCTGGCGAGCGTGCGTGACCTGCAAAAGGACTACGGGCTGAACTATTACTACGCGGACTACTTCAAGCAGTATCTACTGGACGCGGCGGCGCGCAAGCGCGCGTGGACGGATCCGCGGATGCGCGAGGCCCTGCGTCACCTGAAGGCGTGGGACAACCACGCGGTGAACCGCAGCGTCGCGAGTTCGATCTTCAGCGCGTGGCACAAGGCGATCCTCGCAGCCGTGTTCGCGGATGAATTCACGGGCACGGAGCTGTTTGGCAAGGACGTCGGCGAGATGCTGAGATCCGGTGACATAGAGGCGCTCGACCGTTTCAGCTGCTTGCTCTACCGCAGCTTGCGCGGTGCCAAGGCGGCGCTGCCGGTGCAGCGTGACTACTGGAACGGGGTTGACCGCGATCAGATGATGGTGGACGCGCTGGGCGCTGGGCTCAACGAACTGGAGAAGAGATTTGGCACGCCGCAGATGAGCAAGTGGATGCACGAGCAGGGCAAGATCAAGTTCGATCCTCTCCCGTGGATCCCGATGTATAGCCGGGGAACATACATTCAGGTCGTGGAGTGCGCGCAGCCCGACCTAGTGGGGATCAACATTCTGCCGCCCGGCCAGAACGAGGATCCGAAGTCGTCGCACTTCGGCGATCAGCGCGAGCTGGCCGGCTACTGGATGTTCAAGGATATGGTCTTCGATCGAGAGAAGCTGTTGCAGTGA
- a CDS encoding zinc-binding dehydrogenase: MNDKLTRAVLREFGAPPEIEESRLPSPQPSEVLVRIKAAGVCGSDLHIASGRDPRIKLPLVLGHEGVGEVAEIAGERRDVFGRVLSVGDLVIWDRGVVCGQCYYCAVRRQAFLCPRREVYGISRDGCYATHLLLSAATRIIALPAGADPAALVAAACSGATAAHAFEYVHLTEDDTVLVQGPGPLGMFAVAMARSRGAGRVVCIGTERSRKRLELAREFGADEVMTTDGSTLAERMDLMRSLTRGFGPRVAIDCAGRETAFAEGIEVIAPGGIYLLPGVAAPVPEVPLRLYEQVVRKHVTLQGVWVSDTAHLVQAVELVLSRRFPFARLVTHRFPLESITEALAVVESREALKGVLEP, from the coding sequence ATGAACGACAAGCTGACGCGTGCCGTGCTGCGGGAGTTCGGGGCGCCGCCGGAGATCGAGGAAAGCCGGCTACCCTCGCCGCAGCCGAGCGAAGTGTTGGTGCGCATCAAGGCCGCGGGCGTGTGCGGGTCGGATCTGCATATTGCCTCCGGCCGCGACCCGCGGATCAAGCTCCCGCTCGTCCTCGGCCACGAGGGCGTCGGGGAGGTAGCTGAGATCGCGGGCGAGCGGCGGGACGTGTTCGGCCGCGTTCTCTCAGTCGGCGACCTTGTGATCTGGGACCGAGGCGTGGTCTGCGGGCAGTGTTATTACTGTGCGGTGCGCCGGCAGGCGTTCCTCTGCCCGAGGCGTGAGGTCTATGGCATCTCGCGCGACGGCTGCTACGCGACGCACCTGCTGCTCTCGGCGGCCACGCGCATCATAGCACTGCCGGCGGGCGCGGACCCCGCTGCGCTGGTCGCGGCGGCCTGTTCCGGGGCGACGGCGGCGCATGCCTTCGAGTATGTCCACTTGACCGAGGACGACACCGTCCTCGTGCAGGGACCGGGGCCGCTGGGCATGTTCGCGGTCGCGATGGCGCGCAGCCGGGGCGCTGGTCGCGTCGTGTGCATCGGCACCGAGCGTTCGCGCAAGCGGCTGGAGTTGGCGCGCGAGTTTGGCGCGGACGAAGTGATGACGACGGACGGAAGTACGCTCGCGGAGCGGATGGACCTCATGCGCAGCCTGACGCGGGGGTTCGGTCCGCGCGTGGCGATTGACTGCGCCGGCAGGGAGACGGCGTTTGCCGAGGGGATCGAGGTCATCGCACCCGGCGGCATTTATCTGCTGCCCGGCGTGGCGGCGCCGGTGCCCGAGGTACCGCTGAGACTTTACGAGCAGGTCGTGCGCAAGCACGTGACGCTCCAGGGCGTGTGGGTGAGCGACACCGCGCACCTGGTACAGGCCGTGGAGCTGGTTCTAAGCCGCCGCTTTCCGTTCGCGCGGCTGGTGACACACCGATTCCCGCTTGAGAGCATCACCGAGGCCCTCGCGGTGGTCGAATCCAGAGAAGCGTTGAAGGGAGTGCTCGAGCCATGA
- a CDS encoding FAD-binding protein has product MTPDEIEHCDVLVVGAGGAGLRAAIAAYEADPGLDVLLINKGFIGASGTTALAFSDRMAFHATLPHTEPVGDDAWEYHARDIYEIGGRVSDGDLAAILAQRSQEAYEYLEALGVPFVKDEQGRARQFVTDGSEYARACYSGPDTAARIEKALLRRLGGTSVRTREGVMLADIAVGKHGAAGAVVVDTTDGRVNPIAARSIVVCTGGAGAIYRDNVYPPGMTGDGHGAAYRAGAELVNMEFIQIGLCSADTQLACSGSIMRCVPRFVNEQGEEFLATYCADLDAAEVSNVVFAKGATWPVSAEKPSRIVDIAVFGEIARRHEVYLDFSRDPEGFSWELLLPEHRERFLSEAGHAVTPGATPLARLLQINPQVVEWFAARGVDLPKCGRLRIAPAVQHFQGGIKIAANAETSVPGMFAAGECAGGQHGANRPGGNALLDTQVFGRVSGAAAAERARTIRAGDDAALIHCARSLPIQIGQGRVHAQAARRAVRKTMPRAASVVRTKAGLRDALEVIGQVARGGVGTDRGLGGAVEAVNTLTVAEMVLRAALLRDESRGPHLRFPSESDLEPLPSQGAWQRFIVIRRGENGGMTLEPRQPQPLPFVT; this is encoded by the coding sequence ATGACGCCGGATGAGATAGAGCACTGTGACGTGCTCGTGGTGGGAGCCGGGGGGGCAGGCCTGCGGGCGGCGATTGCCGCTTACGAGGCGGATCCGGGGCTGGATGTTCTCCTCATCAACAAAGGGTTCATCGGAGCGAGCGGCACGACCGCGCTCGCCTTCTCCGATCGCATGGCCTTTCACGCGACGCTCCCGCACACGGAGCCGGTCGGTGATGACGCCTGGGAGTACCACGCGCGGGATATCTACGAGATAGGCGGGCGCGTCTCCGACGGTGATCTGGCGGCTATACTGGCGCAGCGATCGCAAGAGGCGTACGAGTACCTTGAGGCGCTCGGCGTTCCGTTCGTCAAGGACGAGCAGGGGCGAGCGCGGCAATTCGTCACGGACGGCTCGGAGTACGCGCGCGCGTGCTACAGCGGGCCAGACACGGCGGCTCGTATTGAGAAGGCGCTACTGCGCCGTCTGGGGGGCACGTCGGTCAGGACGCGCGAGGGCGTGATGCTTGCCGACATCGCGGTGGGCAAACATGGCGCAGCGGGCGCGGTGGTGGTGGACACGACGGACGGGCGCGTGAACCCGATTGCGGCGAGGAGCATCGTCGTGTGTACCGGCGGAGCTGGTGCCATCTATCGCGACAATGTATATCCGCCCGGGATGACCGGTGACGGACATGGGGCGGCCTATCGCGCGGGCGCCGAATTGGTCAACATGGAGTTCATCCAGATCGGGCTGTGCTCGGCGGACACCCAACTCGCGTGCTCCGGGAGCATCATGCGCTGCGTGCCGCGCTTCGTCAACGAGCAGGGCGAGGAGTTCCTGGCGACGTACTGCGCTGACCTGGACGCTGCCGAGGTCAGCAACGTCGTCTTCGCCAAGGGCGCGACGTGGCCGGTTTCGGCGGAGAAACCATCGCGCATCGTGGACATCGCCGTGTTCGGGGAGATCGCTCGTCGCCATGAGGTGTATCTGGATTTCTCGCGCGACCCCGAGGGTTTCTCATGGGAGTTACTCCTGCCCGAGCATCGCGAGCGTTTCCTGAGCGAGGCCGGCCACGCGGTGACGCCCGGCGCGACGCCGCTGGCGCGGCTGTTGCAGATCAATCCGCAGGTCGTGGAGTGGTTTGCCGCGCGCGGAGTTGACTTGCCGAAGTGCGGCCGTCTCCGTATCGCACCGGCGGTACAGCACTTCCAAGGTGGGATCAAGATCGCCGCGAACGCCGAGACGAGCGTTCCTGGCATGTTCGCGGCCGGGGAGTGCGCGGGGGGACAGCACGGCGCGAACCGCCCCGGTGGAAACGCGCTGCTCGATACCCAGGTGTTCGGCCGCGTGTCGGGCGCAGCGGCGGCGGAGCGCGCGCGCACGATCCGGGCAGGCGACGACGCGGCGCTGATTCATTGCGCGCGGTCACTGCCGATCCAAATCGGCCAAGGTCGCGTCCACGCGCAGGCGGCACGGCGTGCCGTGCGCAAGACAATGCCGCGCGCGGCGAGCGTGGTGCGCACCAAAGCGGGACTCCGCGACGCGTTGGAGGTGATCGGCCAGGTCGCGCGCGGCGGGGTGGGTACGGATCGCGGCCTGGGAGGGGCGGTGGAAGCGGTCAACACGCTGACTGTGGCGGAAATGGTACTGCGAGCGGCGCTGCTGCGCGACGAAAGCCGTGGACCGCACCTGCGGTTCCCGTCCGAGTCGGATCTCGAGCCGCTCCCGTCGCAAGGCGCGTGGCAGCGATTCATCGTCATTCGCCGGGGCGAGAACGGCGGCATGACCCTTGAGCCGCGCCAACCACAACCGCTGCCATTTGTGACGTAG
- a CDS encoding DegT/DnrJ/EryC1/StrS family aminotransferase: MTREGETKHPVFVQTERTPTKGDDRWRQVGEDEAQVAYRMTLDNELSGGTPTVRQFEEEFRELCQTKYCMSVCNGSSALYAAYFGVGVGPGDEVICPTYTWICTIGPALLLGARPVFCEIDPETLLADPEDIRKRITPRTRAIVAVHLWGWVCDMDAIMAIGREHGIPVIEDCSHAHGAQYKGRPIGSIGDIGAFSLQGSKPVSAGEGGMVVSDNDEYFERAVLVSQCNRMGGLDLVSPRYAEYQPLGLGMKFRSHPLAMGIAQVQLRRLDQLNAGRREWVDTVEAGLADVPCLRPLRRYEGATPGGFYGFPVMYHPEALNGVPRERLLE, translated from the coding sequence GTGACGCGTGAAGGTGAGACGAAGCACCCCGTATTCGTGCAAACGGAGCGTACCCCGACCAAGGGAGATGATCGCTGGCGGCAAGTGGGTGAGGACGAGGCGCAGGTCGCGTACCGCATGACTCTCGACAACGAGTTGTCCGGCGGCACGCCGACGGTGCGCCAGTTCGAGGAAGAGTTCCGCGAGCTATGTCAGACGAAGTACTGCATGTCCGTGTGCAACGGCAGTTCGGCGCTGTACGCAGCGTATTTCGGTGTCGGCGTAGGCCCGGGCGACGAGGTGATATGCCCGACGTACACGTGGATCTGCACGATCGGGCCGGCGCTGCTCCTCGGGGCGCGTCCCGTCTTCTGTGAGATTGACCCCGAGACCCTGCTCGCGGACCCCGAGGATATTCGAAAGCGCATCACGCCGAGGACGCGCGCGATCGTCGCCGTTCACCTCTGGGGCTGGGTGTGCGACATGGACGCGATCATGGCGATCGGGCGGGAGCACGGCATACCCGTGATTGAGGACTGCTCCCATGCCCATGGCGCGCAGTACAAGGGGCGGCCGATCGGCAGCATCGGCGACATCGGAGCCTTCAGCCTGCAGGGCAGCAAGCCCGTGAGCGCCGGCGAGGGCGGCATGGTCGTGAGCGACAACGACGAATACTTCGAGCGCGCGGTGCTCGTCAGTCAGTGCAACCGCATGGGCGGTCTCGACCTGGTCAGCCCACGCTACGCCGAGTACCAGCCCCTCGGTCTAGGCATGAAATTCCGCTCCCATCCCCTGGCGATGGGTATCGCCCAGGTCCAGTTGCGCAGGCTCGACCAGCTCAACGCGGGACGCCGCGAATGGGTGGACACGGTGGAGGCCGGGCTAGCCGACGTGCCGTGTCTGCGCCCCCTGCGCAGATATGAAGGCGCGACGCCGGGTGGCTTTTACGGCTTCCCTGTGATGTACCATCCAGAAGCGCTGAACGGCGTGCCGCGCGAGAGACTGCTTGAA
- the dnaK gene encoding molecular chaperone DnaK, translating to MADIIGIDLGTTNSAVAAMHAGEPVIIPTAEGGRLCPSVVAFTKSGERLVGQVAKRQAVANAARTILSVKRHMGTDWHVEIDGRSFTAPEISAAILEKLRADAEAFLAAPVRQAVITVPAYFSDAQRQATRDAVRIAGLDVVRIINEPTAAALAYGLDKQNVHTVLVWDLGGGTFDVSVLELGEGIFEVKATSGDTHLGGDDWDQRIVDWLADECTSEQAVELRDDANALQRLKEAAERAKIELSSTLTTRISLPFIGARGDTPIHLERELTRAHLEHMTSDLLARVIEPTRMAMSDAGIGKQDLESIILVGGLTRMPAVVHLVREFFGREPHQEINPDEVVAVGAAIQAAILAGQISEVVLLDVTPLSLGIETMGGLFTGLISRNTTIPVRKTETFTTGTDNQAAVDIHVLQGERDMAEDNISLGRFQLAGIRPAPKGIPRIKVTFDIDVNGIVQVSARDVATGHEREVQVTPSSGLTPERVDELIEEAEKNRDRDRRRRQAAELHLRIDDLLAGADRALADALERLPSASTQPLVEAMDKAKQAQATPALVLLRDAAEALERTTYEVTEALYRYNAAEQAARAAGVSVADAGQGLPAPESEEPSATSQTPPEDE from the coding sequence TTGGCGGATATCATAGGCATCGACCTGGGCACGACCAACTCCGCCGTGGCGGCGATGCACGCCGGCGAGCCGGTGATCATCCCCACCGCCGAGGGCGGCCGTCTGTGCCCCTCGGTCGTCGCGTTCACCAAATCGGGCGAGCGGCTCGTCGGCCAGGTGGCGAAGCGCCAGGCCGTGGCCAACGCTGCGCGCACGATCCTCTCCGTCAAACGCCACATGGGCACCGACTGGCACGTCGAGATTGACGGCAGGAGCTTCACCGCGCCTGAGATCTCGGCTGCAATCCTGGAGAAGCTGCGCGCCGACGCGGAGGCTTTCCTCGCCGCGCCGGTGCGCCAAGCGGTGATTACGGTGCCGGCCTATTTCTCCGACGCTCAGCGTCAGGCCACGCGCGACGCGGTCCGTATCGCCGGTCTCGACGTCGTCAGGATCATCAACGAGCCCACTGCTGCCGCGCTCGCGTACGGACTCGACAAGCAGAACGTTCATACTGTGCTGGTGTGGGACCTCGGCGGCGGGACGTTTGACGTTTCCGTACTCGAGCTCGGCGAGGGGATATTCGAAGTCAAGGCGACCTCCGGGGATACGCACCTCGGAGGCGACGACTGGGACCAGCGCATCGTTGACTGGCTCGCCGATGAGTGCACGTCGGAACAGGCTGTCGAACTCCGCGATGATGCGAACGCGCTGCAGCGCCTCAAAGAGGCGGCCGAACGAGCCAAGATCGAGCTGTCGAGCACGTTGACCACTCGCATCAGCCTTCCCTTCATCGGTGCTCGGGGAGACACCCCCATCCACCTCGAGCGCGAGCTGACGCGCGCGCACCTCGAGCACATGACCTCGGACCTGCTCGCCCGCGTGATCGAGCCGACGAGAATGGCGATGAGCGATGCCGGGATCGGCAAGCAGGATCTCGAAAGCATCATTCTCGTCGGCGGCCTGACGCGCATGCCGGCCGTCGTTCACCTCGTCCGGGAGTTCTTCGGCAGGGAGCCGCACCAGGAAATCAACCCCGACGAGGTGGTCGCCGTGGGCGCCGCGATCCAGGCCGCCATCCTGGCGGGGCAGATCAGCGAAGTCGTCCTGCTCGACGTCACGCCGCTCTCCCTCGGCATCGAGACCATGGGCGGCCTGTTCACCGGCCTCATCTCGCGCAACACGACCATCCCGGTGCGCAAGACGGAGACTTTCACCACCGGCACCGACAATCAGGCCGCGGTTGACATCCACGTCCTCCAGGGCGAGCGCGACATGGCGGAGGACAACATCAGCCTCGGCCGGTTCCAGCTCGCCGGGATCCGGCCCGCGCCCAAAGGCATTCCGCGCATCAAGGTAACCTTCGACATAGACGTCAACGGCATCGTCCAGGTGTCGGCGCGGGATGTCGCGACGGGGCACGAGCGCGAGGTGCAGGTTACGCCGTCTTCCGGGCTGACCCCCGAGCGCGTTGACGAGCTGATTGAGGAGGCGGAGAAGAACCGTGACCGCGATCGTCGCAGGCGCCAGGCCGCCGAGTTGCACTTGCGAATAGACGACCTCTTGGCGGGTGCGGATCGCGCGCTCGCCGACGCGTTGGAGAGGCTCCCATCCGCGTCCACGCAGCCCCTGGTTGAGGCGATGGACAAGGCGAAGCAAGCCCAGGCGACCCCCGCACTCGTCTTGCTCAGAGATGCCGCGGAGGCGCTCGAGCGCACGACTTACGAAGTGACCGAGGCGCTCTATCGTTACAATGCGGCGGAACAGGCGGCCCGCGCCGCTGGCGTATCGGTGGCCGACGCGGGACAAGGGCTGCCGGCGCCGGAGTCCGAAGAGCCTAGCGCCACCAGCCAAACGCCGCCCGAGGATGAGTAG